Genomic segment of Sander lucioperca isolate FBNREF2018 chromosome 20, SLUC_FBN_1.2, whole genome shotgun sequence:
GGTttggaaatgaaaaataaaggaAGCACAATAAAAAAGGGTTTGTTTTCAGACAGGCATTTGTTATCAGGCTACACTGTGTAGGTGCTGTATAATCAGTTTTGtaaggcacacacagacacaggtaaTACGGTGTCATGTGTGCTGAACTCATATCTCACATATGTTATTTGCTAACAGTTAAAAGTacataaaaaaacttttaagaAATGAGTTTGCTGTCAACTCAGGTCAAACAGTAAGATCAACAAATCCAGTACAGACTTGGAATTGGTGACTAGCTTGCTAGCTAACCACATACTGATAATGGTACTGATGGTACAAACAACAAAACCGTTCCTGGAAGTTGTGTTTTCAGTTTTACAGCTCCAATCTGTTTCGTTCAACAATGACGGGCAGCAAAGTGGGAAAAACCATCATGGCAGATTTCCAAGTTTATTCCTCAAAGTCAAAGATATCAGGAATTTCTAACAGCTACTATATCTCCCACTTGGCAGAAAGAACTAAAAAGTGTCAACAAACAGCGGTTGCAAAATGGCTGCAAAGCCACCATCACTGGCAGTTGCATCTAAATTAAATCCAATATTAACTCAAATTCAGCAAATTAAAACGAGTTATAAACCGGTTGGATTTGATCCACTACAAAAGTGAAACACTGTGTAACACTCCCAAATTGGAATAACATGATACACAAATCCCAGAACTATCTCTGTACTAGACACCCAGATGAAATTGATATCAATTTTCTTGTGTGACTCTGGGTAAGATGTAAAACATCCATATTTCCTTTAACTTGACTAAAATTAACTCAAACCTTCAATCTAATTTGGGAGATCTGTTATCTAAGTCAAAATGatataataatgttaatagtcaTTCTGGATGGTTGTTTACTCATGAATGATGGTTGTTGACTCATTATAGGTTGAATTAGGTGTGTCACGTTCCCTGAGTTTGATGCAATGCCATGAACAAGACTTAACATAACCTGAATACATTCTGTGTCAGAATTCATTCTGTGTCACTGGACGGACCTCAGCAGATGGCCTCAGAGGCACAAAAAGGTGCTACATTGTGGGTTTACGAGTAAAACCCTTTAGTTGGCCATTATAGTTAGACAGAATAGTCTTGAATCACTTGCTGTCAGTGTTTGGATATAAAGATACTAAGTTATGTGTTCATGTGGTAGTACTTTCTTGAATCACATGTTTTTGAAATAAATGCCTAACTTTAGTTTATGGTTACTCACAAAATtgcattttgagaaaacatatacacttcaaacaaacaaattttACTCAACCAAAATTATCAGTATCCCTCTGTAGTGATCATCTTGTGTAAGCTAAAAGTAACAGTGAGAGACAGCAGTCTGGGTTTAAATCTTATGTTGCATAGAAATGGGATTTACTTTTAACCTGGTTAAAGTGATACAGGGCCAGAAGATGCAAATTACAAATGATTATTATACTTcggcatgggccggttaccgtttttgaaaaagtcaaggtTTCATGTCAAGGaacattttctgtcataccATTCCTAAGGTATaagctgttttttatttaaaaaataaaatacattgttttcaatgaaaaaaaaaaattgtattttactcagacatttaaaaatataatacattttaaagctgtaattgcaataccgtgcttttgctgaaggttatcataccgtcagaatcaTCCCATGCCTAGTTATACCCTCCTACAAAAGTTCATATTTCTAATCCTAACCAGTGTAGCTTGTGGGGATTAGCATCTTTCTCAAAAGCAAGTCAGTTGTAAATAATGGGTTATATGTGGGAGAAACTCAACTTGTTGAGgaattcttttttaatttttttgttgttgaattgAATAGTTACTTTAGAAGTGCTTTTTTAATAGTTGATATACTTAAAGCAAGTTCAAATAAGAAATGAGGAGAAGGAAACTTCAGACTATTGAGACACATCACAGAGCTAACTCCAAGTCGTATTGCTTCTTTGTAAAATGACTACACTATGATATTCAGCTGATCCTACACTGGTCATATGCCATGTTTGAGTGTTCTTCCTCCTCATAAGTTCATCCCTGCAACGACCTTTATACAGCCTGCACCTCTCTCAGATccattttttaaatggaaaggGGAGGAAGTTTACAGTATAAGAGCATCCAAACGTGAACATGCATAGCGGAGTACATTGCTATATGAGAACAAACCACTGGATGGTGCTAGAGATACACAACAATTGCTGAAAGTTGAGCTGATGAGGGCAACAACCTTGGACAAGAAACAAAGAATACTCATTGAGCTGTCCTATGAATTCCTTTTGGAAAGTGGTGTCCACCATGACAGATTATATACTGTGCATATCAATGTGCTCTCTCATCAaacaagtgtgtttgtgtgtgtgtgagagggagcGATTATAGAGTGAGATCAAAGCTGAAACACTAAAGGTCAGTATGCTTCAAACAAAGTTCTTGTTGCAAGGACATACAGCCTCTCAAGCACCCTCCCGATGTTGGAATTCAGGGGTCTGCGTCCGACAATTTTCCTTACGTTTCAAAAACGACAATTTAGCAAGCATGGCGACTTGGCCGAAACAATTGGCTAGGTGGCACAGGTGTAAAAAATTGCAGgctctttttttattcttcacaAAGCTACTACTACCACCGAGTGCAATACCATAACTGTCTTTCAGGATAGATCATCGTGCCCCCGCTGTCTACAAGCGTTGCTTTGTGTGTGGCCATCTGCAACTGGTATAAACACTTTTGTCTTCAGACATGTTCAGACGACACAACCAAATTTGTTTGAATCATACTGAACCCAAGTACCTCATCAACAAATGAGAATGCGTACACTGAAAAGATGTGGTTTacagtgtttttgtgtataCAGACTCACTACAGAGTGGATATTATATTGAATATAGAGCATGGTAATTAATGTGTCATGGTCCTCATTCATACCTATGAAATTGTCTGCAAGATGTCCAGTCAATGTCCGAATGTCTTTGTGTTTCAATCATTTCATGCAAGTGTGGTCTCAACCTGAAGAACCTAAATGCTAAAAACCTTCGTTAAAAAGTCTCTATTAACGTCCTCCTATGGACCAATCAGCAGTCTCAGAATAGAAGGAAAGTGGGGCCGCTTGTGCTCCTTATGTCAAATCCCTGAGCAAAGTCACCAAACATTTAGAACCCATTGGCCAAAGCTTAGGCACAGGGAAACAGGAACTGGGAAACAGGAAACcactctgtcctcctctctgtgaGCCCCCACTCTCTCAGATGACAAAAAGAGAAGGCTGATGGGAGTTGCAGTTTTAATGTCAATAAGGAGCCTGGTGGAAAAGCCTTCAAAGGGTTATAGTAAAGAATTTATAGTAAGGCGTCAGTGCCGGGGCCGGTATGAACTGTAGTATCTGGGGTAGAGGGGCGTGTAGTTGGTGGAGTGGCTGTAAGAAGTGGAGGTACCAAAGGTAAGGTAGGAGCTAGAGGGGGTAAAAGCAGGAGAGGAGCTGTAGTAGGCAGAGGAATAGCTGTGGGAGGAAGAAGGGGAGTGGGAGAAGGAGTAAGGGGAGGGAAGGACAGAAGAGCGCATCAGGCTAGACAAGGGCCGAGTTCGGGGTGAGGGGCTCCATGTGGAGCGCCTGAGCCCCAGAATAGGGGACCGGTAGGGAGATGACGGGGCAGATCCTGGTTGGGTGGGCCTGGTGTTGGTGGTGGATGGGGGAGAGGTTTGAGAGTCTGGGGTGTAGTGCCTGGAGAGGTCCGAGCTACGAGGCAGAGTGGGGGAGATGTTGACACTGAAACTGTGGGAGTCAACCACAACCGTCCGCACCCCCAGGGTCCACTGGGAGCGAGCCAGATTCAGAGTGGCTGAGGGCGAGGTCCGCgctgagggagaggagggggccTCCAGACATGGAGGACTCTCTGGCGCCAAAGGGCCAGCCAATGAGGCAACCGCTGGTGATGACGGACTGCGAGGTGGTATGTGTGACGTAGGGGAGGTGAAAGCTGAGGCCAATGCTGAACTGACCACAGATAGGCTAAGGGGCACAGAGGGATCATCAGGAAGAATTGACGTAGGACTAGGAAGGCTGGAAAGGGGGAGGCTGACAGGGGCCAAAGCTGAAGAGCCATGGGCTATATTGGAGGCCGAAGCCGAGGCCGAGGGACTTACTTTGGGAGTGCTGGTCTTCACGCGGTTTAGCCTGCCCCCGCGGGTGCGGTGGGTCTGCTCTTGATCGAAAGCCAAATCCTCCAGGCGCTGGGTGAGGGCCAGTTTCTGCTGGATGGCCATCCGCAGGAGGGAGTTCAGAGTCTTCTTCTCATCTTCGGCTGCAGCCAGCTGCCTCTGCATCTCATCCAGCTGGGTAATGTACTCGTCACACCTGGAGAGGGCATGGTTTCAACAGGTTGAAAAAGGTCAAAAAAGTAGCAGATACAAATGTGGAAATAACTACAAAAAAGGTGGAAAAAAGGCCATAAAGAGGGAAATACAATTCGGTTAATAgttggatgagaagatcaatactaTTCTTATGTATCTTGGACAAGCGCAGTAACTTCCTGGGGCCCCTATAATGTGTTGCttttacacttcagtttttatacatttaaacAGACAAGGTACAACATGGGCCACATGGAATCTGCGGACGCAGAATTATGCAGAATGTTCCGCAGAATGTTCAGCAGATTTTAaatgaataacaaaaatatcttataatgttaacacatctcgaacccaagcagaaaaacagtccgCTAAATTCGGATTCAGTTTGGGTCTGGGAATAACATGTTAACAAGTAagttttagaggtgctggtaggcagactGTGATGCATTCAGATGGATCCtggctgtttccagtctttgtgctaagctaagctagccagTGGTTGGCCGTAGCTTCAGTTACTGTGCAGACAcaagagtggtatcgatcttttCAGAAAACTCTAattttaataatatataattataatctCCAAAATGTCAACCTATTTCATTACTGTACTGTGCATTAGAAAGAATGTTGATTGTTGGATTGAGAGAAAATGTATCTTACACATATTGGCACACTGGGAAATGAAAGAGCTGATATGAGAAAAACAACTTTCCTGTGTCTTCATATTGGCACACTGGGAAATGAAAGAGCTGATATGAGAAAAACAACTTTCCTGTGTCTTCTTGAATATAACTCTGAGATCACAACTAAAGCTGCATTTATTCCGTTTTTGGCCGCTCAAAAGTGGAGCTTAGGGGAACAGCTCTGCGGATTTATCACTGCAAGCAAAAGTTTTCACATTGCACATAGACATCTGAGTCATTAatctaaataaaatattgagtAATGGTTCTGTTTCGTCTCTGACCTGGTGGCAAACAAGGCCCGCAGTGAGGAGAAAGTGGCGGCATCCTCCTTCAGGGCTTTGAGCTCGTTCCTCAGCTTCATCATGGTGTCAGTCACCATGGACTTCTCCGCCTCATACTTACTCTTCAGGTTGGCCAGAGCCCCCTCTGCCGTCTGGGtgaacatacacacagcacacattaaCGCAGCTAAATCTTTTATATTTAGGATAACATAATTGCATTTCATGTCATAATGTGACTGGTTGGTTTTCAGACATATGTCGTGGCAGCAGTCACAATAATTTGGTGCTACATTTATGACAGTTTTGACACACGCTGTCTTTGGTCAGCATAGCCCATAATGTTGGACCAACAGTCATACCCACAACAACATTAccacatatatgtatatttatgtgtaaTAATGTTACTTTGtgtatgtattttatatatttttgtgtggaaataaactaaactaaacttaaCTAAAATTCACATGACATAATCCAAAATATTATTTCACTTGTCAGTATTGTTCAGCTACAATCATAACATGTACAGATCACATGTCTCACCTGTTTGTTAGCCCTGAGTACCAGTCTGAGGGTGGCTATCTGCTCTCTCTTGGTGCTGAGCAGAGACTTGAGCTTCAGGATCTCCTCCATGCAGCTCTCCTTGTCCTTGTCCAGCAGAGGGGCCAGTTCCCTGGCTGCAGCTCTCTGTCTTGACAGCTGCAGAGACTTGTCTACTGCCCGCTGGAGGTGCTTCACCTGGGGGAGGAGAGATGAGGTGAGgactaggcctgtaacaattattacataattgtctaattgcaATATTTTTACGTAAACACGgcttctttgtttaaccgcaattaacaTTTTTGACTGctgatggtaattgttgattttgttgtaTGTGCAAAATTGAAGTGATTTCAGTTGACTGTTGAGCTAAAGCTATGTTTTTTGTTAGTTGTTGGTACTTGTCCCTCTTGCGTGtccatagcaacaaaaatgacaagggggGATTGTTAGGGTGAGCAGTGTGCCCTTTTAGTAGTCTTTAGTACTTCctccttttttgttttggctGGCTGGTAGTGGGTGGGGCTTATCCACAGGTGCTCtgagttacagtttttctcagtcgctttggtacatttctcagATCAGAATTGAAATTCTCAAAATTACCTGTTCAATCTTCACATAATTGTCTCACTTGTGCACATCAAAAAAGCAGTTTCTCATTTCTTTGAATAAGTTGCAAATGCTTTGGTACATCCATGCAAATGATTATGTACAATTCTCTGCTGTTTCCTACAATTTCTTATGTATgttgatcaaaatgtattataatggGTCTCTGTTGAATAGTCTCATCCCCCACAACATTTTGGCATTAGTTCATAGCATAAGTCTTTACATGCAAAATGGTTGCACAAGTTGTCATAATATGTCAAGCATATTTCTATACATTTCcattagactttttttctaaatctgtCCTGAATTGGTAAATTGCTCCCAGGTGAACCTTGACTTTCTCTAACAAAGGTGCATCTCACGAACCATCAACTGGCAAGTATATATATAGCCGGAGCACATCACAATGTTACAATGAACCTCAGGAGGTGTAGGAAGACTGCACTGTAATTCCTACAGCAATGCATGTACAGTTTTCCCTAAGGAGATGTCCTCTGTTCACATttctacttttgtttttttgttttttttctttgtgctaTGCAGTGCTGTCTTTTCCTTTCTGTATCGCAATGACATGGTCTGTCAACAAATTACAGTACAAACAGTAAAAGTGTAAATGTGAATCTTGTCCAGTCTCTTGCAATCAAACTCCCACATACACTAAGGTGTAAACTACAATTTACAATAATTGTCATCAAAACTTTAGCCATAGTTTACATCAGAACATCCCTCCAGAGTACACTGTTATACTGACAACATGACTGAGCAATTTGACTGTCTTATCCGTACACAATGACACAAGGACTTGTCATTATGATGGCACTGACATGTTCATTGACACAGATATTTACTTTTGAGAGATgaactaaggattttgagcaagaGATGTGTTTTGCTATTTGTACGAATTGTTTTGAGAAATGCACTTACTGTTTTGCAAATGGCGAGGAGGATTcgagaaatgtaccaaagcgactgagaaaaactgtaataaggAGATGGAGTCTCGGAAAGAAGAGAGACATTACGGAGGTGGTGTGTAGCTATCGACACTGAAGAGACTTTTGCCATTGGAGCACCTTTGCCTGTGGCCTGGAAGACCAAACGCCTTTTATTGCcagctttgttttctttttgaccAACCACTAATAACCAAAAACTTGAACTAGACAACAGCAACTTAAGACGGGGCTGGATGCTTGTGTGGAGCTGCTGACGGAGCTAGCTGAGGTCGCGGTTCCAGGTAAGCACCACTTAACCCACTGCCGTCGGCCTTTCCTTTACTAGCACACTTTATGTTAGGGAATGAATTGTTAGCCTATACTTCTTACGAGTCGTTTGAAGACATTCCCGTTACAGGGTTACAGTTAGAAAAAAACGTAAGTACAGAAGCAGTGATAACTATTTTGCCACATAGTTTTGCCAATAGTGATAACTATTTTTTGTTCtcctaatttaatttaatctgtTTTTTGTTAAGGAtcaatgctttgtttttttattgataaGGAAACATGTTCTGTTGTCaatgttcatttaaaaaaacagcaacaatgttttatgataataaagaggcgtggttaCTTTTataggctgtgtacctgtgttactACAtgatctgggtcacataacagtaaTATAACCAAAAGACGTATCCTGAAATTCATTCAGAACTTTAATGGAATGAAACTTTAatggaaaaagtaataaataaatggttttaaattatgactgaaagagacaattatattgtttatcgcaattatttctgagacaattaattgtacagcaaaatttggaattgtgaCAGCTCTAGTGAGGACAAGAGGAGATAAGAGAGTTTAAGAGAGGAGAGtaaagaaaggagaaagagaattCCACTGACACTGACGTGAGAACACTGTTCTACCTGTTCTCTGATGATGGCGTTGAGGTTGTAGATATTCATGGGCTCCCGTCGCAGCTCACCAGCTGGCTCCAGGGCAGgcgatgatgatgacgatgatgatgaagagGCACTGATGCTGGGTGAGCGGGTCGGAGGTGTGCAGAGTGGCAGGCTCTGCTCAGATGGCACCTGGAGGCCCTCCTTGtgcctctccttctctcctccccccccctccccagatAAGGGCTCCTTGGATGGAGACTGTGAGGGACTCCGCGACTCCCCAGGAGTAAAGGTTGTGGAAGCGACAGCAGCCAGCCGCCTGGCGAGGCGTGGTGTGAGGAGAACTTTGCTGTTGTCCGAAGACATGGCTTTAAGACAGGCACTGAGGCCCCGGAGCCCTCTGCCTTGTCTAGAAGAAAAACAGAGTGAATTAGGTTTTTTGACCTGTAGAACCTTTATTATTATGTTCGTGGATATCTGCAGCAGATATTAACCATCTCTGGAGTTTGAGTCTACTACTTCCACTTCTCTACTACTACTTCCACCATAGTAGCAACCAGGTGGAAATGCTCTGACTTGGTGTTCTCAAAGTGAGCAAACGTAAAGCAAAGGTAGCCTGCAAACATATTTTAGTCGTCTGAAATAAATGAGGATCCATTAGAATTATTAAAGCAAAAGGCAAATTTACCAGACAAGAGACCAGATTCTCACCAACAACAGCACTGCATAAAATATTACAGCTTATTTATTGCAAGGGTAGAAGGCTCAAGCTGCAAAATTGCTGTGTGGGGAGCTTACCCAGGACTGTAATACGAAttaagatcaacatgtcctggatttatttcagtcaatctatatctttcataaaaatacccatcagggaatgttaacggggttgttggtctctaaatgttttaacttttatgagcgcacctctctctctctccgcccaccgagctcctccggatcttctaagaacggtgacaccgttatcaatcgagtattgattggtcggGAGGTGGTgctttacaccggttgatctctaatctccaacataacctgctcccaacCAGGTTAGGTAACTTTTAGAGCTGTGGCAAGAAGGTTGCTAGTGTAGTAGAACTTGCAGGTGGACACGAGCAGTGGACAAAGCTGTCAAGCTTCAGAATGAGGCCTTTCAAGCTGAGCTAGCCCAGCAGGTCCTAAATGCAGCTTTTGTAACAGTGTGTAAGCAAAAACTTTGAAGATGACTCAAAACAGAGAGGCAAGGATTGGCTCTGGCTGCAAACCTCAGATGTTGGAGGACCAACACATATTCTGTCCTGATTATGGAAGAGTGGACCAGCTCCTCGGAATGCCACCACACATAATAGGAAACATTGCACCCTTCGCATCCCAACAGCACACAGTTTTAAAAGGGAAGTTAAGGCAGGGTGTCTACTATTGCGGACTGCAGTCCATTTGTGGGTTCACATCTTTTTGCACAAACCATGCATGTGAAAACACAGACTGAGAATCAAGGTTCCTAAAAAAATGTACTCTAATTTCTTGGTTATGAAACTATACTAGGCTTGAGGGCCAGGAGCTCTGAAtgtatgaataataataataataataatcaatcaaaggttttatttgtcacatttaCTAAGAATAGGTTATAGGTGGCATAATGTTAAGGCTTTGCTAAAAGACCAGTgtgcaataaataataataattacattaGGAATTAACAAAAGAAATATAAAGGAAACAAATCAAATTTAAAGATAGAAAAtgataaatacatacagtataagataaagctttattgatccccagagaGGAAATTGGGTCATATGTAACAAATGTATGGTTTCGGGTTGAATTTAGATCTCATAGGTGCAATTATTTCTCAAGTGGCCCTCCCTCTAATGCAGGCTCCACAACCTTTGGTGCTGCATGTGTCCTACTAGTAAAACAACAGTCAGACCTGTAGTAGTCCAGCATTACGCGGTTGGGCGTCTCATTGTTGCACAGACAGACGTGGTGGTAGAGCTGGGCAAGCTCCTCGCTCAGCGTCACCAACTCATCCTGAGCTGCGTTCAATGCGCCCTGGCTCTCATTGGCTGCTGACTGAGCTGCCTGCAACTCCAACTCCATGCTAGACAcctgagaagagaggagaggaaatccTTTACCTCTGTAAGTATCTGTCATTCCATTCAAACAGACACCGTCAGTATGACATGGTTACCTTTTCCCGACCCTCCCAGCAGCTCTTCTCCAATGAGGCAacctgcctctccagcttctgaAGCTGACCGCTTCGCCTTGGCTTCTCCTCTGCCGCTCCCTGAGTCAGTCTGTCACGGAGGGCTTTCACCTCCGCCTTGAGCTCCACCACCTCTGTCACAGCCACACGGTACTTGCACTGCAGGATCTCCAGACCTGGCGTCTGGTAGGAAAATACCTGACTTTTGTTTAACTTCTCACTCCTATCCCTGTCAGTTCCTCCTTCCTCTTCAGTCTCCTCTTCATCTCTGTccagctccatcagggcctcagGGTTGAGCTGAGAGGTGGCACTG
This window contains:
- the LOC116062242 gene encoding protein bicaudal D homolog 1-like isoform X1: MAAGGAGCGDTVEQCRVEVERLTRELAEANREKIRAAECGLVVLEENQSLKQQYAELEAEQETLRLELEQLQEVGSAGAFGHAYSTQRKVAEDGETNEETLLQESATKEAYYMGRLLELQSALKHSRTTASNAQADNEHLSTLLQELREQSNEMLELQRSRMREEIREYKFRETRLLQDYTELEEENISLQKLVSTLKQNQVEYEGLKHEIKVLEEETELLNSQLQDALRLKDISDAQLEEALESLKSEREQKNHLRRELVHHLSMCDVAYTGSAHLTFTSAPPSGTATPTTLLSPNADEPMRCNGHLQGGTGAGTAAESVPRANGECRGLGRKVEGAVTSDLFNEMNLTEIQKLKQQLMTVEREKVSLMTSLQESQTQLQHTQGALNEQHEKALRLSQRVTALRRLHRRAHLNQEAHVSATSQLNPEALMELDRDEEETEEEGGTDRDRSEKLNKSQVFSYQTPGLEILQCKYRVAVTEVVELKAEVKALRDRLTQGAAEEKPRRSGQLQKLERQVASLEKSCWEGREKVSSMELELQAAQSAANESQGALNAAQDELVTLSEELAQLYHHVCLCNNETPNRVMLDYYRQGRGLRGLSACLKAMSSDNSKVLLTPRLARRLAAVASTTFTPGESRSPSQSPSKEPLSGEGGGGEKERHKEGLQVPSEQSLPLCTPPTRSPSISASSSSSSSSSPALEPAGELRREPMNIYNLNAIIREQVKHLQRAVDKSLQLSRQRAAARELAPLLDKDKESCMEEILKLKSLLSTKREQIATLRLVLRANKQTAEGALANLKSKYEAEKSMVTDTMMKLRNELKALKEDAATFSSLRALFATRCDEYITQLDEMQRQLAAAEDEKKTLNSLLRMAIQQKLALTQRLEDLAFDQEQTHRTRGGRLNRVKTSTPKVSPSASASASNIAHGSSALAPVSLPLSSLPSPTSILPDDPSVPLSLSVVSSALASAFTSPTSHIPPRSPSSPAVASLAGPLAPESPPCLEAPSSPSARTSPSATLNLARSQWTLGVRTVVVDSHSFSVNISPTLPRSSDLSRHYTPDSQTSPPSTTNTRPTQPGSAPSSPYRSPILGLRRSTWSPSPRTRPLSSLMRSSVLPSPYSFSHSPSSSHSYSSAYYSSSPAFTPSSSYLTFGTSTSYSHSTNYTPLYPRYYSSYRPRH